In Xanthomonas fragariae, the genomic window GGCCTGGTGAAGGAAGATGATCGCTTCGTGGTGCTGTCCGACATCCTGGGTGACGAAGATCACCTGGGCGACATGGACTTCAAGGTGGCCGGTACTGCCGAAGGCGTGTCCGCGCTGCAGATGGACATAAAGATCGAGGGCATCACCGAAGAGATCATGAAGCAGGCATTGCAGCAGGCCAAGGCGGGCCGTCTGCACATCCTCGGCGAGATGGCGCATGCCCTGACCACGCCGCGTCTGGAGCTGAGCGATTACGCGCCGCGTCTGCTGACCATCAAGATCCACCCGGACAAGATCCGCGAAGTGATCGGCAAGGGTGGCTCGACCATCCAGGCGATCACCAAGGAAACCGGCACGCAGATCGACATCCAGGACGACGGTACGATCATCATCGCCTCGGTCAATGCCATCGCCGCACAAGCTGCGAAGTCGCGCATCGAGCAGATCACCTCGGACGTGGAGCCGGGCCGCATCTACGAAGGCAAAGTCGCCAAGATCATGGACTTCGGCGCGTTCGTCACGATCCTGCCGGGCAAGGACGGTCTGGTGCACGTCTCGCAGATTTCCAGCGAGCGCGTGGAGAAGGTTGGCGACAAGCTGAAGGAAGGCGATCTGGTCCGCGTCAAGGTACTGGAAGTGGACAAGCAGGGCCGCATCCGTCTGTCGATCAAGGCAGTGGAAGAAGGCGAGGGCGTGCCGGCTTCGGCCGAGTAAGCGCTGCTGTTTGATGCGTTACGAAAAAGCGGGCTGCGGCCCGCTTTTTTGTTGTCGGCTGGTAATCAGTCGTGCTTTATTCCTTCTTTCTTCGGGACATTGTCCCCTTTATGGGGATAAGGGTGCGCACAGCGCGGGTTGAAGGGTACGATCAAAGCCGCGCATTCTCGACCGCCCGTAAATGAATTCCCAACTGATTCTCTGGTTAAGAGTTTCTATTAAGAACGTCTAACAAAACCCCTTGAATCTTGTCTCGCCGGTGGCAAAATTGCGGACATGACACGTCGCAAAGAGATCCCCATTGCGCTGTGGAAGCGCATCGAGCCGCTGATTCCGCAAGTGAAGCGTTCGCCCAAAGGTGGACGGCCGCGTATCAGTGATCAGCAAGCCCTCAACGGCATCGTCTATGTCCTGCGCACGGGCGTGCCGTGGGAAGACCTGCCTATGGAGCTGGGCTACGGCAGCGGCATGACCTGCTGGCGTCGGTTGCGTGATTGGCAGGCCGCCGGTGTGTGGCATCGTCTGCATCAGGTGTTGCTGGCCGAGCTATGTCGCGCTCAGACGCTGGACCTGAGCCGAGCTGGTCTGGACGCCGCTAGCGTAGCCTCCCCCCGGGGGCCCATACACCGGGCCGAACCCGACCGATCGCGGCAAACTCGGCAGCAAACGGCATCTGATCGTCGATCGCAACGGCATCCCCTTGGCGGTGTGCGTCACCGGCGCCAATCGGCACGACTCGGTCGTGTTCGAGGAGTTGATCGACGCCTTGCCGCCAATTGGTGGCAAACCAGGGCGCCCGCGACGTTGGCCAGACAAATTGCACGCCGACAAGGCTTACGACATCGACCGCTGTCGCGCCTTCCTCAAGCAGCGCGGCATCATTGCGCGGATCGCACGCAAGGGGATCGCGCGCAACCACCGGTTGGGCCGTCATCGCTGGGGCGTCGAGCGCACCCATGCCTGGTTCGCAGGCATGGGCAAACTGCGCATCCGCTTTGAACGCCGCATCGATCTCCACTTGGCGTTGCTCTCGCTTGCTTGCTCCATCATCTGCTTACGGCTTCTTCCTGGGTTTTGTTAGCCGCTCTAAGCCTCCTGCACTCACCGCCAATTGAGCGCGGCCGGTGCTCGGAATCGGCATGTGCCACGCGTACATGCCGATTCCTTCGCGCCGTCCGCACCCACTTGGCGACTGCTTTAGATCCTGTTAACACACCGAAGCCCATCAGCGGCGAGTACGAAGTTGAGGAATCCACGGAACATGACGTCCAGCTTCTCAAAGGGAGTGAAAATGCGGCGATCGCCTTTCAAGCAACGGAACAACCTCCTGCCAGCAACAGACAGATCCACGACCAATGTGGTGTTGCAGTGAGCGCAGATCCCGCACACAAACAATCACAGCAGGCTGCCAGAGCTGCTGTTCGCACGCGTGAAATCAGCGCGGTGGCGGCGGGCCGAGTTTGAGCGACAGGTCCACCGCCTGCACGTGTTTGGTCAACCCGCCGATGGAAATGCAGTCCACGCCGTCTTCGGCAATTGCGCGAATGCCAGCCAGATCCACGCTGCCAGAGACTTCGAGCGGAATGCGTTGGTCGTGCGGCAAAGCGGCAACGAGACGGACTGCTTCGCGACGCATCGCCTGATCGAAGTCGTCGATCAGGATGCGCGTGCAGCCGACCTGCAATGCCTCGCGCAGTTGCTCCAGCGTTTCCACTTCGACCACCAGCGGCAACTGTGGTTGCTGCGCGCGTGCGGCATGCACGGCTGCGCTCAGCGATCCGGCTGCGCGGATGTGGTTTTCCTTGAGCATCACCGTATCGAACAGCCCGATGCGGTGATTGTCGCCACCACCGCAACGCACCGCGTATTTCTGTGCGGCGCGCAGGCCCGGCAGCGTCTTGCGCGTGTCCAGGATGCGGGTGTTGGTGTCAGCAACTGCAGCGACGTACGCAGCCGTAGTAGTGGCCGTGGCCGAGAGCGTCTGCATGAAGTTGAGCGAGGTGCGCTCGGCACTGACCAGACTGCGGCTGCGCCCATGCAGCAGGGCCAACACAGTGCCGGCGCTGACGTGCTGACCTTCGTGCACGTGCCAGTCGATGCGCACCTGCACATCGAGTGCACGATGCGCCGCGTCGAACCAGGGGCGGCCTGCGATCACCGCATTCTGCTTGCACAGCAGGTACGCGCTGTCGGCCTGATCGGGCAACAGCGCTGCGGTCACATCGCCAGTGCCGATGTCCTCGGCCAGTGCGCGTGCCACGTCGGCGTCAACCAGCGCGCTCGGTGGCGCCTCCGGCACGGTCGTGCGCACAGGAAGACTCACTTCTCGGGGAGGTCGGCGATCTGCTCAGTGCCGATGGCTTCTTCGGCCAGCAGCACTGGAATGCCATCGTCGACGCGGAAGATCTGCTTGCGGTCGCGGGTGATCAGCGCCTCGCGCAGCGGCTGTGCCTGCAAGGTGCCATCGGCACGCTGCAGGTTTCCGCCGGCAATGGCGGTGTTGAGTGCTTCCAGGCCTTTGCCGTCGAGCAGCGAAAGCGGCTGGCGGGTGTCGGGCGAGCACAGCAGGTCGAGCAATTTGCGATCCATCGAAGTCTTGTCTTGCGTGGAAGTTGGCTAGAATACGTCTTTACCGCAAGGCAGGGCCATGACCTCCAACCACTCCGCGCCGCTGGTCGGCATCGTGATGGGCTCCCGTTCGGATTGGGAGACCATGCAACACACAGCTCAGAAGCTGGATGCGCTGGGCGTGCCTTACGAAGTCAAGGTGGTCTCGGCGCACCGCACGCCCGATGTGTTGTTCAGCTATGCCGAGCAGGCTGGCGAACGCGGCTTGCGCGCAATCATCGCCGGTGCCGGCGGCGCGGCGCATCTGCCGGGCATGCTCGCCGCCAAGACCGCGGTGCCGGTGCTCGGCGTGCCGGTGCAGTCCAAGGCGCTCAACGGCATGGATTCGTTGCTATCGATCGTGCAGATGCCAGCCGGGATTCCGGTGGCTACGTTTGCGATCGGCAATGCTGGTGCGGCAAATGCGGCGTTGTTCGCGGCAGCGATGGTGGCACCGGAACAGGCGCAGATCGGCCAGGCACTGGCACAGTTCCGTGCCAAGCAGACTGACGATGTCATGGCTAGCGACGACCCGCGGCAATGACCACCGTCGGTATTCTGGGCGGTGGCCAATTGGCACGCATGTTGGTGTTGGCCGGCGCGCCGTTGGGCTTGCGTTTTGCGGTATTCGACCCGGCGGTTGATGCCTGTGCAGGTCAGGTGGCGCCGCTGCAGGTCGCTGCCTTCGACGATGCCGCTGCGCTTGACGCATTCGCCGCACAGGCGGATGTGCTCACCTTCGATTTCGAGAACGTGCCGGCTGCCAGTGCGCAGCAGCTCGCCGCACAGGTGCCGGTCTTTCCGAGTCCCGCTGCATTGGCGGTGGCACAGGACCGGCTCAGCGAAAAAACCTTGTTTCGCGAGCTCGGCATTCCGGTGCCGGAGTTTGCGGCCATCGACGACCGCGCCGGGTTGGATGCGGCGCTGGCGCGTATCGGTACGCCGTGCGTGCTCAAGACGCGTCGCTTCGGCTATGACGGCAAGGGTCAGTTCCGCATCAAGACGCTCGCCGATGCCGATGCGGCATGGGACGCGCTCGGCGCGCAGGCGGCCAAGGTCGGGTTGATCGTGGAGGCGTTCGTGCCATTCCAGCGCGAGGTCAGCGTGGTGGCAGTGCGCGGCCGCGATGGCGAGTTCCGCGCCTGGCCGTTGACTGAAAACTGGCATGTGGACGGCGTGCTGTCGGCCAGCCTCGCGCCGGCAACTGGGGATGCCGGGCTGCAGTCTGCCGCAGCGGCGCATGCGCGCGCGATTGCCGAGCGCCTGGAGTATGTGGGCGTTTTCGCACTTGAGCTGTTTGTGCGCGAAGGCCAATTGCTCGCCAACGAAATGGCGCCGCGCGTGCATAACTCCGGACATTGGACTATCGAAGGCGCAGAGACATCGCAGTTCGAAAATCACGTGCGTGCCGTACTCGGCTTGCCGCTCGGCAGCACGGCGATGCGTGGGCATGCCTGCATGCTCAATTGGCTGGGCGCTGTGCCGGAAGCTGCCGCATTTCTGGCGGTACCGGGCGGACATTGGCACGACTACGGCAAGCAATCGCGTGACGGGCGCAAGGTCGGCCACGCAACGTTGCGCGCAGACACCTCGCAAAGGCTGGCACAGGCACTGAACGATGCGGGCACTGCGTTGCTGCGTGGCACCCAGGTTGAGCCGGTGGTCGCGCGCTTGAGCGAAGGGTGATTCGCAAGACGCATTAACGCGGATGCGGCTACATGGCCGAGGCGCTAGTCCTTGATGAAGCCTTATCGCAGCGCTTGACTGCTTTCCGATGCTTACTTGCAGCAGATGAGCGATCTCTCCTTTGCTGCAACAACGGCGTGGTTAGCCCAACCGGCTAGCCACAAAATCCCAGTTGATCAGTTTCCAAAACGCGTCCACGTACTGCGCGCGATCGTGCTGGTAATCCAGGTAATACGCATGCTCCCATACGTCGCAGGCGAGCAGCGGCGTGTCCGCCCCGGTGACCGGAGTGGACGTGTTCGGTGTGGCGACGACCGCTAGCGTGCCGTCCGGGCGCTGCACCAGCCACACCCAACCCGAGCCGAAGGTGCCCAAGGCGACGCGGTTGAATTCCTGCTTGAAGTGCACGAAGTCGCCGAACGATTTGGCGATGCTGTCGGCCAGCCGGCCAAGCGGCTCGCCTCCACCGCGTGGACGCAGGCATTGCCAATAGAAATTATGGTTCCACACCTGCGCGGCCAGATGGAACAGCGTGCCTTGCGCTCGCGCGATGATCTCTTCCAGCGTCAGCTCGGCAAACTCGGTGCCTTCGATACGCACATTGAGCCGTTCGACCTCGTTGCGGTCGTAGACGCCGTGATGCGCTTCCAATGTCGCGGACGACAAATGCGGCTCAAGGGCGGCGCGGGAGTAGGGCAGTGCAAGATGTTCGATCGGCATGATGGCAAGGGCAGCGAAGGGAGTGCGGCGATAGGTCGCGCTGAAGGCTTACAATGCGCGCCTTTGCGGAAGTCTATCCGACTCGGCGGTCGGGCTTGCCGCTCCCAGTCAGGAGAGTCCAATGCCGGAAATGGAACGGATCCAGGCCGAAGTCGAACACCACCCGATCGTGCTGTTCATGAAAGGCACCCCGCAGTTCCCGATGTGCGAATTTTCCAGTCGTGCGGTGCAGGCATTGGTCGCGGCAGGTGCCGACCAACTGCGCACCGTCAACGTGCTGGAAGAACCCGAGGTGCGCGCGAATCTGCCGCGTTATTCCAACTGGCCGACCTTTCCGCAGTTATTCATTCATGGCGAGCTGATCGGCGGTTGCGACATCACGCTGGAATTGTTCGAGGCCGGTGAGCTCAGGCGTATCGTCAGCGAGGCCTATCAGCCGTGAGCGCGTTGCAGGACCAGTCGGACGCGGCTGCGCTGGCCGGTCGAGTGGTATTGATCACAGGCGCCGGCGGCGGCCTGGGCGCTGCTGCTGCACGGGCGTGCGCGTCTGCCGGCGCGACTTTGGTGTTGCTTGGCCGCAAGCTGCGTCCGCTGGAGCGTATTTATGATGCAGTCGCCAAGCTGGGGCCGGAACCGTTGCTCTACCCACTGGACCTGGCCGGCGCCACCCCGGACGATTATGCTGCGCTCGTGCAGCGGTTACAGTGTGAGCTTGGTAGGTTGAATGGCCTGCTGCATTGTGCGGCCGACTTTGCCGGCCTGACTCCGGCCGAGCTCGCAGCGCCTGCGGACTTCGCGCGCACCATCCATGTGAATCTCACCGCGCGTGCTTGGTTGACCCAGGCCTGTTTGCCGCTGTTGCGCCAGCAACACGATGCGGCAGTGGTCTTCGTCGTGGATGATCCAGCGCGGGTTGGGCAGGCGTATTGGGGCGCCTACGGCGCAGCTCAGTATGCGCAGCACGGCTTGCTCACCAGTCTGCATCACGAAACCGTCGCCGGCACGGTGCGCATCAGCGGCCTGCAGCCCGGACCGATGCGTACCGCGCTACGCGCACGTGCCTTCACGCACCACGAAGACCGCGACGCGGTCGATCCCGCGCGCGCTGCGTTGGCCTGCGTCGCCTTGCTGTCCATGGCGGGTGCCGCGCACCGCGGTGCGATCTGGAGTCCTTCCGCATGACCATCATGTCGGCAGCCTTGCTGCTGTTCCTGATCCTCGACCCGCTGGGCAACATCCCGGTGTTTCTCAGCGTGCTCAAGCCGCTGCCGCCGCGTCGCCAACGCTTCGTGCTCGCGCGCGAGTTGCTGATCGCATTGTTCGTGTTGATGGGGTTTCTGTGGGGCGGCAAATACGCGCTGGAGTTGATGCATCTGCGTCAGGAATCGGTGGCGATCGCTGGCGGCATCGTGCTGTTCCTGATCGGCATCCGCATGATTTTCCCGCGCCCAGAAGGCCTATTGGGCGAGATCCCCGATGGCGAGCCCTTCATCGTGCCGCTGGCGATCCCTCTGGTGGCCGGCCCGTCCGGCATGGCTGCGGTGATGCTGATGGGCAGCAATGAACCGACCCGGCTATGGGATTGGAGCCTGGCACTGATGATCGCCTGGATTGCTGCATCCACGATCCTGGCGTCGGCCCCGCTGCTGTACAAACTGCTCGGTCATCGTGCACTTACCGCGATCGAGCGCCTGATGGGCATGTTGCTGGTGGCTATCTCGGTGCAGATGTTCTTGGATGGCTTGGGGACCTACTTCAAGTTGCCGGTGTCGATTTAAGTCGTTTTTCGGTGCAGGGCGGTCTGGTGCACGAGAGGTGGGAACCGAGAGTTGGCAGCGGCCCGCGGCGTCAGTCGGATGGTGCTTGGGCGTGCTTTACGATCCTGCTTCCAGGTCCCAATCCTGTCCCTGCTGATCCGAGACATATGTCTTCTTTTGCCTGCGACTTTGCGCAGCATGGCGTTTACGGCGGCACATGCGAAGTGCAGGTTGCACTGCGCGAACGTTGTCACGTTTCCGTCACAACCGGGCCTTAGCGTGTTAATCTGTTGTTAACCGTTGCGGCAGCAACCGGCCGCGCGGCTAGGGACCCCAGATCATCTGCAGCCCACCCCCGGCAACGGTTGGGCTGACTGCGCCTCTTTGTCACAGCCCAACCTGTCTCAAGGCTACTGAAATGATCCATTCCAGTTGTCTGCGCATGTCCAAGCTGACTCTCGGCCTTGTTGCCGCACTTGCCGCCGCCCCCGTGTTCGCTCAGAGCACCTCTGCCGGGGTCGCTGGCGTGGTCACTAGCCGCGGCGGTCAGCCGGTGCCGAATGCCGACGTGACGATCATCCATGTTGAATCGGGCACCGTCAGTCGCGTCACCACCGATGCCAGCGGACGCTACAACGCGCGCGGTTTGCGTGTGGGTGGGCCGTACACCATCACCATCACCGCTTCTGGCGCGGGCAACACCACGCGCGAGGGCGTCTACCTGAACCTGGATAAGGTCAATCAGGTCGATGCGGCCCTTGGCGGCGACCTGGCCACTCTGGGCATTGTGCAGGCGATTGCCGGCAACTACGGCTCGGCCATCCTCAGCGCCAACAAGATGGGCACTGGCACCAACGTGACCCGCGAAGAAATCGAATCGCTGCCGTCGATCAACCGCAACCTGCAGGACTACGTGCGTCTGGATCCGCGTGTCGCGCAGACCGACAAGGCGCGCAACGAAATCTCCATCGCCGGCCAGAACCCGCGCTACAACGCGATACGCGTCGACGGCATCAGCACCAACGACGCTTTCGGCCTGGAATCCAATAGCCTGCCGACCCCGCGCCAGCCGTTCTCGATGGACGTCATCGACGAAATCTCGGTGGATGTGGCGAACTATGACGTCACTATCAGTGGTGGTACCGGTGGTGTGATCAATGCGGTCACCAAGTCGGGCACCAACGAATTCCACGGCTCTGTCTATGGCACCTATCGCAAGAACGATTGGTCCGGCAAGAACCAGAACGACATCCGCCCGCACTTATTCGATAACGAAGCGACCTATGGTTTGACCCTGGGTGGCCCGATCGTCAAGGACAAGTTGTTCTTCTTCGCCAATTACGAAAAGTACAAGGGCAAGGGTGTATTTACCGGTAATAGCGGTTACGGCCCGGTGGGTTCTGGTGCGAGCAATGAAGTCGGCATCACCCAGGCGCAAGTCGATCAGGTCATCGATATCTCGCGCGACGTCTATGGTTTCGATCCCGGCACCTTGACGCTACCAGCGCTGGACTCCGATTTGGAAGAGAAGGGCTTCAAGTTGGATTGGAACATCAGCGACAAGCATCGTGGTTCGTTCCGCTACGGCAAGTCCGAGCAGAGCACGGCCAACCTCAACGGGTTCGGAAACAATACGCTGGCGTTGAACTCGTACCATTACGTGCGCGACTTTGAACTTGAGACCTACACCGGCCAGTTGTTCAGTGACTGGACCGACACGTTCTCGACCGAAGCCAAGGTGTCCTACCGCGATTACTCGGCCGTACGTACCGCCGCATCGCAGCTGCCGGCAATCGCCGTGCGCTTCGGCAACAACACCTTGAACCTTGGCACCGAGGCCAATACGCAGGCCAACGAGCTGCGTACCGAAACCTGGAATGCGTTCTTCGCTGGAACGCTGTTCTTGAATGACCACACGGTCAAGTTCGGCTTCGATTACGAAGACAACGACATCTATAACCTGTACGGACCGCGCGTCTTCGGTAACTACACGTTCAATTCGATTGCCAATTATCAGGCCAATCTGCCGAACGCATATCGTTATTCGTACTCGGCCACCGGTATTGACGACATTGCTGCAAAGTGGGGCATGCGCAACGTCGGCGTGTTCCTGCAGGATTCGTGGGCTGTCAACAGCAACCTGACCTTGAACTTCGGACTGCGCTATGACGAGCCGATGGTGAAGAATTCGCCGCAATTCAACCAAGCTGCCTTCAATGCCTTCGGCGTGCGCAACGATGAAACGATCGATGGCAGTGGTCTGTGGCAGCCGCGCTTCGGTTTCAACTACACCTTCGACGCAGATCGTCCGACTCAGTTGCGTGGTGGCGTCGGCCTGTTCCAGGGTGCGGCTGCCTCGGTGTGGTTGTCCAACCCGTATTCCAATACCGGCCTTGCGTTCATCGATTATAACTTCCCGAAT contains:
- a CDS encoding IS5 family transposase (programmed frameshift), whose product is MTRRKEIPIALWKRIEPLIPQVKRSPKGGRPRISDQQALNGIVYVLRTGVPWEDLPMELGYGSGMTCWRRLRDWQAAGVWHRLHQVLLAELCRAQTLDLSRAGLDAASVASPPGGPYTGPNPTDRGKLGSKRHLIVDRNGIPLAVCVTGANRHDSVVFEELIDALPPIGGKPGRPRRWPDKLHADKAYDIDRCRAFLKQRGIIARIARKGIARNHRLGRHRWGVERTHAWFAGMGKLRIRFERRIDLHLALLSLACSIICLRLLPGFC
- the nadC gene encoding carboxylating nicotinate-nucleotide diphosphorylase; this encodes MSLPVRTTVPEAPPSALVDADVARALAEDIGTGDVTAALLPDQADSAYLLCKQNAVIAGRPWFDAAHRALDVQVRIDWHVHEGQHVSAGTVLALLHGRSRSLVSAERTSLNFMQTLSATATTTAAYVAAVADTNTRILDTRKTLPGLRAAQKYAVRCGGGDNHRIGLFDTVMLKENHIRAAGSLSAAVHAARAQQPQLPLVVEVETLEQLREALQVGCTRILIDDFDQAMRREAVRLVAALPHDQRIPLEVSGSVDLAGIRAIAEDGVDCISIGGLTKHVQAVDLSLKLGPPPPR
- a CDS encoding Trm112 family protein, with the protein product MDRKLLDLLCSPDTRQPLSLLDGKGLEALNTAIAGGNLQRADGTLQAQPLREALITRDRKQIFRVDDGIPVLLAEEAIGTEQIADLPEK
- the purE gene encoding 5-(carboxyamino)imidazole ribonucleotide mutase encodes the protein MTSNHSAPLVGIVMGSRSDWETMQHTAQKLDALGVPYEVKVVSAHRTPDVLFSYAEQAGERGLRAIIAGAGGAAHLPGMLAAKTAVPVLGVPVQSKALNGMDSLLSIVQMPAGIPVATFAIGNAGAANAALFAAAMVAPEQAQIGQALAQFRAKQTDDVMASDDPRQ
- a CDS encoding 5-(carboxyamino)imidazole ribonucleotide synthase; the protein is MTTVGILGGGQLARMLVLAGAPLGLRFAVFDPAVDACAGQVAPLQVAAFDDAAALDAFAAQADVLTFDFENVPAASAQQLAAQVPVFPSPAALAVAQDRLSEKTLFRELGIPVPEFAAIDDRAGLDAALARIGTPCVLKTRRFGYDGKGQFRIKTLADADAAWDALGAQAAKVGLIVEAFVPFQREVSVVAVRGRDGEFRAWPLTENWHVDGVLSASLAPATGDAGLQSAAAAHARAIAERLEYVGVFALELFVREGQLLANEMAPRVHNSGHWTIEGAETSQFENHVRAVLGLPLGSTAMRGHACMLNWLGAVPEAAAFLAVPGGHWHDYGKQSRDGRKVGHATLRADTSQRLAQALNDAGTALLRGTQVEPVVARLSEG
- a CDS encoding superoxide dismutase, producing MPIEHLALPYSRAALEPHLSSATLEAHHGVYDRNEVERLNVRIEGTEFAELTLEEIIARAQGTLFHLAAQVWNHNFYWQCLRPRGGGEPLGRLADSIAKSFGDFVHFKQEFNRVALGTFGSGWVWLVQRPDGTLAVVATPNTSTPVTGADTPLLACDVWEHAYYLDYQHDRAQYVDAFWKLINWDFVASRLG
- the grxD gene encoding Grx4 family monothiol glutaredoxin; this translates as MPEMERIQAEVEHHPIVLFMKGTPQFPMCEFSSRAVQALVAAGADQLRTVNVLEEPEVRANLPRYSNWPTFPQLFIHGELIGGCDITLELFEAGELRRIVSEAYQP
- a CDS encoding SDR family NAD(P)-dependent oxidoreductase; its protein translation is MSALQDQSDAAALAGRVVLITGAGGGLGAAAARACASAGATLVLLGRKLRPLERIYDAVAKLGPEPLLYPLDLAGATPDDYAALVQRLQCELGRLNGLLHCAADFAGLTPAELAAPADFARTIHVNLTARAWLTQACLPLLRQQHDAAVVFVVDDPARVGQAYWGAYGAAQYAQHGLLTSLHHETVAGTVRISGLQPGPMRTALRARAFTHHEDRDAVDPARAALACVALLSMAGAAHRGAIWSPSA
- a CDS encoding YhgN family NAAT transporter, giving the protein MTIMSAALLLFLILDPLGNIPVFLSVLKPLPPRRQRFVLARELLIALFVLMGFLWGGKYALELMHLRQESVAIAGGIVLFLIGIRMIFPRPEGLLGEIPDGEPFIVPLAIPLVAGPSGMAAVMLMGSNEPTRLWDWSLALMIAWIAASTILASAPLLYKLLGHRALTAIERLMGMLLVAISVQMFLDGLGTYFKLPVSI
- a CDS encoding TonB-dependent receptor gives rise to the protein MIHSSCLRMSKLTLGLVAALAAAPVFAQSTSAGVAGVVTSRGGQPVPNADVTIIHVESGTVSRVTTDASGRYNARGLRVGGPYTITITASGAGNTTREGVYLNLDKVNQVDAALGGDLATLGIVQAIAGNYGSAILSANKMGTGTNVTREEIESLPSINRNLQDYVRLDPRVAQTDKARNEISIAGQNPRYNAIRVDGISTNDAFGLESNSLPTPRQPFSMDVIDEISVDVANYDVTISGGTGGVINAVTKSGTNEFHGSVYGTYRKNDWSGKNQNDIRPHLFDNEATYGLTLGGPIVKDKLFFFANYEKYKGKGVFTGNSGYGPVGSGASNEVGITQAQVDQVIDISRDVYGFDPGTLTLPALDSDLEEKGFKLDWNISDKHRGSFRYGKSEQSTANLNGFGNNTLALNSYHYVRDFELETYTGQLFSDWTDTFSTEAKVSYRDYSAVRTAASQLPAIAVRFGNNTLNLGTEANTQANELRTETWNAFFAGTLFLNDHTVKFGFDYEDNDIYNLYGPRVFGNYTFNSIANYQANLPNAYRYSYSATGIDDIAAKWGMRNVGVFLQDSWAVNSNLTLNFGLRYDEPMVKNSPQFNQAAFNAFGVRNDETIDGSGLWQPRFGFNYTFDADRPTQLRGGVGLFQGAAASVWLSNPYSNTGLAFIDYNFPNASNSGIRFTPDIKNQPRGVLGQTQSVDFVDKDLGQPAVWKANLAFDTELPWYGIVASIEGVVTKVKEAIYYQQLNLGAATAVGQDGRNIYWNPNGLNPENWNALGNACLRETGVALDSSCENSRTDIRALRDDPNFNDAIIARSTDQGGTQSFTVGLSKPFNDSGWSSSLAYTYSNAKEVSGLTNSTSSSQLLNMATFQANEEVNATSAYQIKDSILGTLQWKHNLVSDYATKLGLIYQGRSGRPYSYTFDNDANGDGRANDLLYIPAVRGDVLFRNAAEENAFWNYVTNDQYLSTHKGQVAGRNAVRNSWVNQFDLHLEQELPGFFDGNKAQIWVDVMNVGNLLNKKWGRVDEYASPGFKGVAEYGGIDAATGKYVYRFNQPDAATVYDDKGISSWALQLGFRYQF